Genomic segment of Dehalococcoidales bacterium:
AACTGTACAAAGATGCCAAGGGTGAATTTCGCTGGAGACTGGTAGCATCTAATGGGCAAACGATAGCCAATGGAGGCGAGGGCTACAAAACAAAAGCGAGCGCAGTGAACGGCATAGAGTCTGTTAAAAAGAATGCCCCGGTGGCTCCGATCGAAGAGAAGTAGAACAAACCGGCGGGCTTGGTGAGTCTTTCCTTGGTGGCTAGATGCCGGTGTTTAGCATCGGTAGAATGTTAGCTGCGTCTATTTTAAGCTTGGAAATCGTGGGGTCATTTCAGATAGTGTTAAGATGCCCGGTCAAGGCTGAGACGATAGGAACTTAGCCTTATCTTTATGGCAAAGTAGCTGAATTACACTGCGTCCGTCCGCTGCTGCTGGAGGCAAACCACCCCCGGGGTTAACCCACTGCCCAATCATGTAGAAGTTGCCCAGCCCGGGAAGAGTTTTTGACATGCTTCTGCCGAATGTGTCTATGGTTAGGAGCCAACCTTCAAAACTGCCGTTCCAATTTCCGGTGTAATGTTCAAATGTCACCGGGGTTGCTACGTCGCTCATCTCAATCTGATCAGAAATACCGGGGAAACGCTGCTCAAGGGCAGTTATCACTTGCTCGGCGACCCTCTCCTTTTCCGCACGATATTCATCCGGACTTTGTGCTAATAGCCTCCAGCGTTCGTAGTTTGACATTAGCATCACACGCACGACCGTTTTGCCGTGGGGTGCCAGAAAGGGATCAAAATTGTATACCTGGGCGGTCAGCCGTATCAGAATTTTGCTGTCTATCAAGATTGGCTTGCGAAGCGGAAAACTAATCCCTACCACTGAAGCAGGAAAATCTTCGAAAGTACGTGTTATGCCCAGCGCCACATAGAGCAACGGCGGAAAAAGCGGCAGCTTGTCGTATCGATTTCGGATTTCCTCATCTATATACCGTGTACCAAGCATATCAAATATAGTACTGTGGCCATCCGCCGCCGAAATTACCACATCGCCTCGAAATTCCTTGCCGTTAGCAAGCCTGATCCCGACTGCTGAATCGTTCTCAACCAATATCTTCTCAACCCGCGAATCATAATGTATCTCACCCCCAAGGCCAAGATATCGCTGCTCAATTGCCCTGGCAAATTCCAGCGAGCCCCTAATCGGGTAGCCTGCCGACCTATTGTGTAACCATGCCAGTGTCATAATCATGCCGGCCATGGGGAAATTGTTGATGTCACCAAAGACAGTGGCGAAAGCTTCCGACAGAAACGGGTTGCGGAATCGCGTGGCGAAGTCGCGCACTGAGATTTTGCTCCACTTAGCCATTACCTTCAGGAAAGGGAGCCGGCTAACCATATTGAGTCCGTTGTTAAATGAATGAACTCCGAACTCCGCACCCGCTGGCAGCTCGTATCGAGCGCAGGTACGTATTGCATTGACGAAACTTTCGATGGTTTCTTTGTCTTCCGGGGCAATTTCTTTCATGTGCTGCTCCAGGCGGTCAGCATCGGTATAGACCACGAATGCTCTACTCCCGTCTCCTTCTACACGCATGAATTCATCGTGATCAAAGAAAGAGCGGCCTTGTATTGCCCCTAGCTCTAGCCAGATTTGGTGTAAAGGACTGTTCGGTGCAGACCCGACCAGCCAATGGATACAACCGTCAATAGTATAACCTTTCCGCTTCCATGCTGTGCAGAGTCCGCCAGAGTTAAGCCCTTGCTCCAATATCTGCGTTCGATAGCCATTCATTTGCCCGTAACACCCGGCAGACAGGCCGGCAATCCCAGCGCCAACTATCAAAATAGATCCAGTCATATTCTCCTCCTAACAGCGTTGCTGTCAGAGCACTTGCAATGATATTATACCTCACACAGCCACTTTATGACGATAACAGGTGACGGCAAACCGGCAGGAACTAAAAAAGCAATTCCCCGGCTATCGACAGGTGAAGATTGATAGTCACCAGATGATGTTGTCATTGTGCGGCATAACAAGTTGGCGTATAATTAGCAGCGGCGATGATTCCAGAAACACACGAAAGTAATTATCGACCGGAATCCATGGGGAGTTGAGGTCAAGTTCACATGACCGGGAACCGGGGACCTGTGAGGCGTACGATAACGGCAGGACGGCGGCGGCGCCCAAGTCCCGCACCATCAGGTGGGCGTGACAGAGCACAAGCACCGCGCCGCGAGGTGGGTTCTTACGGCGGTAGCAGCGGGGGTGGTGATATGGGGGGTGGCACCTACTCCGGTGGGGGCAGGGGACTACCTTTCTTCGGCGGCAAGAGCAAACTTTCAATCATCATGACGGTCGTCGCGCTTGCTATTGTCTTCGGTATCCAGTACTGTGGTGGTCTTGATCTTAGCGATAGTGGGATGACCACTCTACCTACGGATTCCGGCAGCAGCCAGATTACTAACCTGCCCGCTGCCGGTGGCTTTGTCAGCAACTACTCTGATGCCTCGGTCCTTCACGGGAGTACCGAGCCTGATCAGAATTGGCTGGTGATGCTCTACCAGGACGCTGACGATAAGATACTGGAGAAGGACATTTGTCTGGACACAAACGAGGCCGAAAAGGCCGGTCCCTCCAGCCGGGTCAGGATCGTATCCCAGTTGGATCGCTACAGTGGAGGCTACACCGGCGATGGGGACTGGACCGGAACAAAGCGCTTCCTGATCAGCCGGGATGATAATCTCAGTCAGTTAGGCTCACAGCAAGTCGCTGAACCAGGTGAAGTAAACATGTCTGACGGTAAGGCGCTGGTCGACTTTGCCACTTGGGCCATACAGACTTACCCGTCTGATAAGTATGTCTTGATTCTCTCCGATCATGGTATGGGCTGGCCGGGGGGGTGGAGTGACGCAAATCCTAAAGGCACCGGGGATCCAGGCATCCCGTTAGCTTCTTTATTAGGTGATGAGCTTTATCTTCATGAGATCGATGACGCACTGGGCCAGATCCGCGCCAATACCGGCCTCGACAAGTTTGAGCTCATCGGTATGGATGCCTGCTTGATGGGCCAACTAGAGGTCTTCACTACCCTGGAACCTCATGCCCGCTATGCAGTGGCCTCCGAGGAAGTCGAACCGGCTCTCGGGTGGGCCTATACCAGCTTCCTGCAGGCGCTTAACCAGAACCCTGATATGAACGGAGCCGAGCTTTGCCAATTAGTGGTGAAGAGCTATATCGAAGATGACCAGAGCATCCTCGACAGCAGCGCCCGGGGAGACTTTCTTAGCCAGGGCTCACCATTCGGAGGACTGTTTGGCCCTTCCGGAGGCACTAATCCGGCACAGATGGCTCGTGAGATCGGCCGCAGCAGCACGCTTGGCGCGGTAGATCTGAGTCAGATCGGTCTACTTAACGACAGCCTGAACGGGCTGGTATTCACTCTACAGGAAGCTGACCAGCGGGAAATAGCCAGCAGCCGCACCTACGCCCAGAGCTTCACCAGCATCTTTGGCAGTGACGTTCCCCCTTCATTCATCGACCTGGGCAACTTCTTGGAAATCGTCAAACAGAAGGCCGGCAACACCGGGATTAATCAGGCAATCGATGCAGTGCTAGCTGCTATCGATAAGACCGTCATCGCTGAGAAGCATGGGGTCCAAAAACCGGGCGCCACCGGAATCGCTATTTATTTCCCCAACTCCGAGCTATATCGGAACGCGGCTGCCGGGGCCGAGTCGTACACGGCTATCGCCAACCGATTTGCGAAGCAGTCGCTCTGGGACGATTTTCTAGCCTATCATTACACCGGCGACCAGTTCTCTCAAACCGATAGCCAGGCGGTAGTCCCGCCCACAGGGTCAATACGAGCTCCTGCCGCGGGTGGTATCACCATCTCGCCGATAGCCGCCTCCAGCTCGGAAGCCGCCCCAGGCCAACCGGTAACACTATCTGCCGATATCAGCGGAGAGAACATCGGGTACATCTACCTTTTTGTCGGTTTCTATGACCGGCAGGCCAACTCTATCTTTGTAGCCGATCAGGACTACCTGGAAAGTCCGGAAACGAGACAAGTGAACGGGGTCTATTATCCCGATTGGGGTGAGGGCGATTTTACCCTGCAGTTTACATGGGAGCCGGTCGTTTTTGCCATCAGCAACGGAACATCCTCTGTTCCAGCCTTGTTCAAACCGGAAAGTTACGGGCGAAGCTTTGAAGAGACGGTATATGTGGTTGACGGGATTTATACCTATGGTGACGGAGGTGAGCAGCGCGCGGCCTGCTTGTACTTTGTCAACGGCGTGCTGCGCCAGGTGTTCGGTTTCACCGGCGAAAGCGAGGCCGGTGCTCCACGTGAGATAACTCCAGGTGCCGGGGATACCTTCACTGTGCTGGAGACCTGGCTTGACCTGGATCAGAGTGGCGAAGTGATCGATACTGCCTCGCAGCAGGGAAGCACGTTAACCTTTGGCAGCGAGATGTTCACCTGGGAGACATTTGACGCGGCTTTAGGCGAATACGCGGTCGGCTTTGTCGTTGAGGACCTGGATGGTAATCAGCAACAAGCCATAACACGAATCAGCGTCAAATAAAACACCTGTCAGTGCCTGGTAAACTTGAAAAACCGACATCGTGGCTAGAGCAAATACCCCTCATATACTATTGACAAGAGATGATATAATCATAGTGATTATTATGTGCCGGAGGTGGTGCCATAGAAGGAGCCCGGAGGGATAATATATCAGTCCCGAGGGAAGGCCCCTATTAAGGTGGCATTTCGGATTGCATCAGAACACAAACTTATCTCTATGTAAGATAGTATGTGAGTTAGCATGTCCTTTTATATGAGATAAGGTAAATAATAGAAATAAGGAGATAATCTAGGTCGATGAAAACTAAACTAATATCTAAGATACTTGGTGTAGGGCTGGCTCTCGGCCTTACTCTTTCGCTTGGTGCCGCCTTCATAGCTGCTCCGGCTGCCCAGGCCGATGAGATGGAATGGGGCCTGGTCAACACGCCGAGCTGGGATGACCTGGTCATCCTGCCCGCCTCCGACATCCTTGACTACGCCGTCGGCGGCGAAGATGGCGACATCATCTACGCCGTCCTCGAACTGAAGAGCGGCTGTACCGAGGTCGGCTGGGAATACGATGATGATATGTGGGGTATCTTTGCTCTGGTCAAGTCAACTGACGGCGGCGTCACCTGGAGCGACATCACCGATAACGTTATGGATGCCAGTTCGCTGCCTACCCTTGACCCGGGAACCGAGTCTCAGGTTAGCCTGAGCCTGGTGGCGGCGGCTCCCGATGACGGGGACTGGGTGGCCGTGGCCGGCTACCTTCATCCGGATCCTATTCCATTGGGATATGGTGGCGGGCCAAAACCCATGCCATTCGTGGTCGCCTCCGAGGACGGCGGGGATAACTTCACCTACGCCCACCCCGTAACCGATACCTCGAAGGGCACCTGGATGTGGTCCATGGCTGACATGGCCGTCTCGCCGGCGGTGGGCAGCATCCACAACATCGCCCTGGCCGGTTATGCTAACGACGTTATGGATGCTGGCCCCGGTGCGGTCTTCCGCCTCGAGGCAGGCACCTGGCTGACCGGAGGCTGGGGGGATACCCGGTTCTACCCGGGTTGGAATGATGCCACCGAGGATGATATACTGTCTTACAATTGGCCGATACGTAGCATGGGCGTGGTTGCGGTCGACTTCTCACCCAACTTCGACATGGACGACACCATCGTCTGCATGGGTGTTGCCGGACCTCAAGTTGATCCTCAATATATGCCCTACCTGCAGGAAGGCACCCTGAACGGCGACGGCGCCTGGAATGCCGAGGTCGGCTTTGGCGATGCCGTACAGATAACCGATGAGGGTACTATCCTCTGGACCTACCCCGTGATCAGGAGCATGGGCTTTGCTCTGCCCGCCGACTTCGACGGCGCCGAGCCGGCCGACAACAACATCTACCTCTACGTTGATGCCACCGACGACTACATGGCAACACCCCCCGTCGTTAAGGGCTATGTCATGATATCCGAGGACGGCGCCCTAACTGGCCGCTGCGGACCATCCGGCGATCCTATCCTGGCCAGTATTGATGTCTACGGTGATGCCGATACTTGCAAGGCCATGGTCGGCGTCTATGCGGAGCAGGATGGGACTATGGCAGCTGACCCCTTACCCTGTGCCGGAGTGGCGGTCTACCACACCGTTGAACTCGATGACTGCTGCCCGGAGTGGGAGCCTGCCTGCAAGGATCCCTCTGGTCCCTTTATGGCGGTAGTCTCCTACACCGGAGACGGTGAGAAGGCCTTTGCCACCACCAGCGGCGCTTGGAGCGACATGGGAAACAAATATCATTACACGGATTATTTTTCGATGAATCCTTTTTTCCTGGATATTAGGGGCAACCCGCTCGATGAATCGGCCTTTTCGGTAAGCCTCGATGACGGCGTTTCATTCAACCAGATAGGCCTCATCGACACCGATATCGACTTCCTCTCCGACGTTGCCGTCTGCCCGGACTGCAGCGTGATCTACCTGGCTACTATCAACGCAGGGATTCCCAGCCTTGCATATGATTTCAATCACGGAGCATACCCCTGTGGAGATGATTGTGATGAAGTAGACAGCGGAGAAGGCTGGTTTGCCTGCGACTCCATCTGGCGCAGCTATGACAACGGCGATACATGGGAGAGAGTCTATCATGGCGACTGGACGGATGATCCTTACATTGGCAATATACTGCTCCGGCTACCCTGTGATGAGGACACGGAATGCTGCACCATCTACATGGGCATCCAGGGTACCCAGGATCTCTTCTACAGCCGCGACTGCGGCCAGTGTTGGAACAAAGCGGTCAACCAGAAGCTGGTTATCCAGGACTTTGCTGTCGAGAGCGAGAACATCGTCTACATACTCGACGAGGATGGCTATGTATCGACATCCACCCAATACGGTAGGCGTCCCTCCGATGGAGTTGATTCCGGCGTTGGCATTGGTCATACCATAACCTCCTGCTGCGCCGAGGGCTGGGTTGTCGTCGGTGGCCACGGTGACGAGCCGGTGGCCTGGTCCGAGGACGGAGGTGAAAGTTGGAATACCACCGATGACCTGGACGGGCAGTCATACCAGAGAGTGCACGTTGCCTGTGACCCTGTCTGTGAGAACATCATCTACGCTACGTTGTGCAGTGCTCCGGATACGGGGGCCATATATCGGACTGACATTACGGACGGTAGCTGGGATAATCTCAACGCCGCAAAGTTTCCTTACTACGGCGTCGTAGTGGCTCGCGAGGGCACCCTCTACGCGGTCAGTTATGCAATAGGCGTTGATTCCAGTAAAAGCCTGTGTGAGGAAGGAAGGTTCATAACTTCTGGAGATCAAGAGTACAGCGGTGTTGCCCGCAACCTGACTCCCTGCGAGACCGACTGCTGCGGTACCGAGGACTGGGACTACCTGATTGCCGGACTCGCGCCACATGAATATTCTGATTGTAGCAGCGGAGAAGGGTTCGATAATGAGCCTTCAGCGCTACGTATTTGCGGCTGCCTCTCCGCAGACACCAACTCCGTACTCTGGGCCATCGACACCCAGTGCTATGACGTAACTGACGGCTCTGGAGACAACGACTGTTGTGGTGGTCTCTGGAGCTACGAGGACTGCGCTGCCAAGCACGGCCCGACCCTGACCTCTCCTGAGGACGGGGCCATCGTTGCCTGTGATGTCTGCGACACCTGCGAAGGCGCTCCGATGACTCTCAAGTGGGAGAGAATGTGCCTGGCCTGCAGCTACGACATCGAGATTATGGACGAGGACGGCAACGTCATTATCGATATAGTCGATGAGGAGATCACCGGCGACCCGCCCACCTACTACCTGGAGGGCGGCATCAGCTATATTGCCCAACCCGTTAACGGCTACCTCTATGGCAGCCTCGAGTGCGGCCGCACCTACACCTGGCACGTCAGAGAAGCCAACACCGAGACCGACGAGTGCGTCCACAGCCCCTGGTCGGAGACCTGGAGCTTCACCATTGAGGCCTCCTCGGCTAACGCAGTCAAGCTGATCGCTCCCGAACAGGGTGATATCATCGCCCAGCGCACCGGAGTCGGCTTCTCCTGGAGCAGTGTCTACGACGCCACCACCTACAGCTTCGTCCTCTCCGCCAGCCCCGACCTCTCCGGTGCCCTGGCTACTGCTGACGTCACCGGTACCGCCTACGCCTACTCGGGCACCCTGGACTACGAGACCACCTACTACTGGCAGGTAACCGCCTGGAAGGACGGCGCCATGCTCTCCCAGAGCGATGTCGGCACCTTCGCCGTCGCTGCTGAAGAGTACATACCGCCCGAACCGGAACCGGCCGAGCCCGTAGTGATCGATATCCCGGCCACCCAGCAGATCACGCCGATGTGGATCTACGCCATGATCGGTATCGGAGCGGCACTGGTGGTAGTGGTCATCGTCCTGATTGTCCGGAGCAGGAGACCCTCCTAACTCCTAGCTTTTCCTGACTTCGACTCTTAGAGACTAAAAGAGCCCCCCGAAATTCGGGGGGCTCTTTCTTTACGATAGTGAATCAGGAAGTTTTGTCTTATCCCGCATTAAACCATTTTATTGGTGATTCTACAGGCAGCGAAGGGTTATCTGGTCTCATCTTTCCCCGGGAACTGGCGTTTGAGTTTATCCTGGATGGCCTTCATCTCTTGCTGCTTCTCAAGTTCTTCTTCACTCATTGGTTCGCATAATGTAAGCTCATTGTTCTTGAGTTCAATGGTGAAGAGGGCACGGCATTTCCAGCAACGATAAGGTCCCTGGTAGCTTGGATCAACCAGGGACATGGTGCCCTCAGTCTGACACGAAGGACATTGGATTTTGACTAGCATATACTATATTACCCCATTTCCCGGGGTATTGTTAAATTCTTACTATGCTGCAGCGAGTTATTCTTGCTTAACTTCTGTAAAGGTTACTAGCCACACGGGAATGAGAATATACTCGCTTCAAGGTGACGCTTTTCATCGCACTGTGAGCTGCCCATAATCCCGGACAAGCGGGATAAGTGCTGAAGAATGGCTCATGCTGCCTGCCTTCGCTCAATAAGTCTTTCCAGGCGCCCGGCAATAATTGTAAGCAGCAGCCATTCTTCGTTTAGAAACGGGCCTATATGCACTTCCGGCCTTTTCTCCAGGTAACAGATTTCTATAGTACCCCGTTTTACATTGTCTACTTCTATATCTGCTGATAGCTTCCACTCCGTATCTACATAGCCCAAAGAGCGGAATTGTTTGTCATCAACGACTATTCTGGCGCGGGTAATCGCCGGATACTGCCACCCGGCAGGAAGTATTTCGACAACCCGTTGATAGACCTTGGGTAAAGAGGTCTTTGGATTATCAACAACCTGGGCAACAGAGTAAATACAGGCAAGTTCCTTGGAACGTTCGTTTAGATGTCCTACCAGTTGAGAGTATGCCGTCTCCACTGCCTCTAGTGCAGTAACCCGATTACGCAGAACAGTTAATTCGCTTATTAGTTGCTCTCTAGTTTTGTCTCTATCTTTTATCGTAAGTTCTCCCCCATGAAATAACCTGAGGATTCCTCCCTGCCCCCAGCAGTGATACCAGTTATTAAGTTCCAGCCGGAGTTATTGGAGATGCCCCCTTTTATGAGGCTATAACTGGTATCGTCTTCGGTGGTCAGGTAATACTAAAAGCCAGTATGTGTGTTGAATGCATGTAACCATAACTTATCTATTATATTACAGGAGATTGTGCGGGGAAAATTCCCGGGTTGGGAATAAGAGTGAATAGAGGGAGGGTATACCCTCCCTCTATTAAAAGGGCTAACTTAAAAGGTAATTATTGCTGTTTCTCGAATTCAAGAATCCAGCCGCTGCCAGTAATCGTCATCTTGTTTCCGTTTACTTCGTAGCCTTCGGCCTCCTCAAGTGCCTTCAGGTAGTATTCTTCCTGCTCCATAATCTCATCTCCGCAAAACATCTCCGTGCGGATGATTGAATCGGTGACAGTCAGATTCGAGCCGTCAATCTCATAAGGAGCGCCATACTGGTTGCAGCCGGCGATACCACTCAACTGTTTCTCGGTGCCATCGAAGATGATGGTTACTTCAACATCTTCAAGGGCCTCAACGGTACCCGTTTCGTCAGTATATGCAGTCATGACCCACGTGATGTCTTCGAGTTCGTTGATCATGCCTTGTTTCAGCATGTCCCACTTTTCATCCATTATCGCTGAGATTACTTGCCCTTTCTCCACAGTGATTATGGCTTGGTGTGGGGTGATTACCTGGGCAAGCATCTGTCCGGTACGGTCACCGTATCCGGTATGCTGACTATCAAAATCATAGACAAACTGCCAGGCATTTTCAATGTCAGGGTACAGAGTTTCCACTAATTCCAGGGTATTCTCAATCCCGTCGAAGACGAAAGTGGGGCTGTTCTTCACAAAATTGATGGCTGTCTGCTCGGCTTGTTCTTCAGTCACTGCCTGCTCGAGCATTTTCTGATTAATCATGTCCCACTTCTCATCAATAACAGCCGATATAATCTCGCCATTAAAGATCATTATTACCGCTTCATGGGGGGTGATTACTTGAAGTAGCATCTGTCCGGTGCGGTCACCGTATCCGGCATGCCGACTCTGGAATTCGTAGTTATAGATCCGGGTAATGGTATCTTCCAGTTCCTCACTGTCAACTAGTTTCAGGGTATTCTCAATCCCGTCGAAGATGAAGTTGGGGCTGTTTTTAACAAAATTGATGGCTATTTTCTGCTGAAGAAAGACTATATGTTCCTTGGCAGTAGACAGTTCGCCCTCCAGGCTGGCTATTTGAGACAAGGCTTGGTCACGCTCTTCAACCACGCGGTTGTAGTCGGCTTCTGATACTCCTCTGGTACAGCCGGTAGCAACTAAGGTGACAATAGTTCCCAGTATTATGGTAATTATAGCGTGTTTTTTCTTCATCTTTTCCTATCTCCTTATCAATTTAATTTCTCTTACCAAGTACAACGATGGAAGATGTACCAGGTTAGTGATGAAACCGGACAAAGTGGTACTACGAAGGGATGAAATATTCGGTAACTTCGGAATCAACGACTCATCATTTTGGAGCTCAATATTCTGTCACATTTTCGCCGCTTCTACGAGCGATCAGGCAGGTGAGAACAGTGAACATCCCACCTGTCTGATTTTCTTGCGCCCGTAGAGTTTTGTTCAGCTTTATTTGACGTTGATGGTCAGATTGAAGGTCCATTCGGCCTTCTCGCCACCTTCCCAGGGCCGGCTGTAATCTATGGAGATATTAGTGCTGCCCTTCTTCAAGGCTTTGAAGGTCCAAACATCCTGACCAGCGGCACCCATAAGCGACTCGCCATTCTCAGCGTTGCCTGGCTCGACGAACTCGTGGTCGGTTTCTGCCACTACATCCGGATCCTCAACCTGTACCTGTCCCCACTGAAAACCGGT
This window contains:
- a CDS encoding YegP family protein — its product is MAAKFELYKDAKGEFRWRLVASNGQTIANGGEGYKTKASAVNGIESVKKNAPVAPIEEK
- a CDS encoding NAD(P)/FAD-dependent oxidoreductase is translated as MTGSILIVGAGIAGLSAGCYGQMNGYRTQILEQGLNSGGLCTAWKRKGYTIDGCIHWLVGSAPNSPLHQIWLELGAIQGRSFFDHDEFMRVEGDGSRAFVVYTDADRLEQHMKEIAPEDKETIESFVNAIRTCARYELPAGAEFGVHSFNNGLNMVSRLPFLKVMAKWSKISVRDFATRFRNPFLSEAFATVFGDINNFPMAGMIMTLAWLHNRSAGYPIRGSLEFARAIEQRYLGLGGEIHYDSRVEKILVENDSAVGIRLANGKEFRGDVVISAADGHSTIFDMLGTRYIDEEIRNRYDKLPLFPPLLYVALGITRTFEDFPASVVGISFPLRKPILIDSKILIRLTAQVYNFDPFLAPHGKTVVRVMLMSNYERWRLLAQSPDEYRAEKERVAEQVITALEQRFPGISDQIEMSDVATPVTFEHYTGNWNGSFEGWLLTIDTFGRSMSKTLPGLGNFYMIGQWVNPGGGLPPAAADGRSVIQLLCHKDKAKFLSSQP
- a CDS encoding clostripain-related cysteine peptidase; its protein translation is MRRTITAGRRRRPSPAPSGGRDRAQAPRREVGSYGGSSGGGDMGGGTYSGGGRGLPFFGGKSKLSIIMTVVALAIVFGIQYCGGLDLSDSGMTTLPTDSGSSQITNLPAAGGFVSNYSDASVLHGSTEPDQNWLVMLYQDADDKILEKDICLDTNEAEKAGPSSRVRIVSQLDRYSGGYTGDGDWTGTKRFLISRDDNLSQLGSQQVAEPGEVNMSDGKALVDFATWAIQTYPSDKYVLILSDHGMGWPGGWSDANPKGTGDPGIPLASLLGDELYLHEIDDALGQIRANTGLDKFELIGMDACLMGQLEVFTTLEPHARYAVASEEVEPALGWAYTSFLQALNQNPDMNGAELCQLVVKSYIEDDQSILDSSARGDFLSQGSPFGGLFGPSGGTNPAQMAREIGRSSTLGAVDLSQIGLLNDSLNGLVFTLQEADQREIASSRTYAQSFTSIFGSDVPPSFIDLGNFLEIVKQKAGNTGINQAIDAVLAAIDKTVIAEKHGVQKPGATGIAIYFPNSELYRNAAAGAESYTAIANRFAKQSLWDDFLAYHYTGDQFSQTDSQAVVPPTGSIRAPAAGGITISPIAASSSEAAPGQPVTLSADISGENIGYIYLFVGFYDRQANSIFVADQDYLESPETRQVNGVYYPDWGEGDFTLQFTWEPVVFAISNGTSSVPALFKPESYGRSFEETVYVVDGIYTYGDGGEQRAACLYFVNGVLRQVFGFTGESEAGAPREITPGAGDTFTVLETWLDLDQSGEVIDTASQQGSTLTFGSEMFTWETFDAALGEYAVGFVVEDLDGNQQQAITRISVK
- a CDS encoding META domain-containing protein produces the protein MKKKHAIITIILGTIVTLVATGCTRGVSEADYNRVVEERDQALSQIASLEGELSTAKEHIVFLQQKIAINFVKNSPNFIFDGIENTLKLVDSEELEDTITRIYNYEFQSRHAGYGDRTGQMLLQVITPHEAVIMIFNGEIISAVIDEKWDMINQKMLEQAVTEEQAEQTAINFVKNSPTFVFDGIENTLELVETLYPDIENAWQFVYDFDSQHTGYGDRTGQMLAQVITPHQAIITVEKGQVISAIMDEKWDMLKQGMINELEDITWVMTAYTDETGTVEALEDVEVTIIFDGTEKQLSGIAGCNQYGAPYEIDGSNLTVTDSIIRTEMFCGDEIMEQEEYYLKALEEAEGYEVNGNKMTITGSGWILEFEKQQ
- a CDS encoding protease inhibitor I42 family protein produces the protein MIKSKLAKIAPICAIALVAVVSTGCANDPQSSAEDLPLDPISVSCDEFSANHNISREVQLTAGSSVTIVLCSNPTTGFQWGQVQVEDPDVVAETDHEFVEPGNAENGESLMGAAGQDVWTFKALKKGSTNISIDYSRPWEGGEKAEWTFNLTINVK